Proteins encoded by one window of Hippoglossus hippoglossus isolate fHipHip1 chromosome 15, fHipHip1.pri, whole genome shotgun sequence:
- the nkx1.2la gene encoding NK1 transcription factor related 2-like,a: MLDPEDCGVTMTSTHKISFSIIDILDPNKFNSRRGSELSKEKFPGADAEGASLESDSAAGGDFTKAGEETRDAHPSCRHHSDVADPLLSSPADTDPCLPGDQDQEDGESAVTPQAPSAHKRRRTDQACAKPRRARTAFTYEQLVALENKFRATRYLSVCERLNLALSLSLTETQVKIWFQNRRTKWKKQNPGADSTLQPGSHSLISPNPASCGSSSASFHQTFPNFSSGNVIFHTAGAVPLPSTGGLLHPFMSSGFLQPTYFNPHL; the protein is encoded by the exons ATGCTGGACCCCGAGGACTGTGGAGTGACAATGACGTCCACTCATAAGATTTCCTTTTCAATAATTGACATATTGGATCCTAACAAGTTCAACAGCAGAAGGGGGAGCGAACTTTCCAAGGAGAAGTTTCCCGGAGCAGATGCAGAGGGAGCAAGTTTGGAGTCGGACAGCGCTGCGGGGGGAGACTTCACGAAAGCAG ggGAAGAGACCAGAGATGCGCACCCATCCTGCAGGCATCACTCAGACGTTGCagaccccctcctctcctccccggCGGACACAGACCCCTGTCTCCCCGGAGATCAGGACCAGGAGGACGGGGAGTCAGCGGTCACCCCGCAGGCCCCATCCGCGCACAAGCGTCGGCGCACGGACCAGGCCTGCGCCAAACCGCGGCGCGCCAGGACAGCGTTCACATACGAGCAGCTGGTGGCTCTGGAGAACAAGTTCCGCGCCACCCGGTACCTGTCCGTGTGCGAGAGACTAAACCTGGCCCTGTCCCTGAGCCTGACCGAGACCCAGGTGAAAATCTGGTTCCAGAACAGGAGGACCAAGTGGAAAAAGCAGAACCCCGGGGCGGACAGCACCTTGCAGCCCGGCTCCCACTCCCTCATCAGTCCGAACCCGGCCTCCTGCGGCTCGAGCTCCGCCAGCTTCCACCAGACTTTCCCGAACTTCAGCTCCGGGAATGTGATCTTCCACACGGCCGGTGCTGTTCCGCTTCCATCCACCGGGGGGCTCCTGCATCCCTTCATGTCCAGTGGATTCCTGCAGCCCACGTACTTTAACCCGCATCTATGA